In Candidatus Defluviilinea proxima, a single genomic region encodes these proteins:
- the amrA gene encoding AmmeMemoRadiSam system protein A, which yields MKDKLTLEEQKILLHAAREAMECAVKREKLPPIDPYDVTPSLQEQGASFVTLTIRGELRGCIGALEAYQPLVDDVREHAVSAALEDPRFPQVREDELSRIQIEVSRLTRPTPLEYKDADDLLSKLRPHVDGVILKDGFRRATFLPQVWEKIPSPSEFLDNLCYKMGASPNQWKKKHLDVLIYQVEEFHETQNNSI from the coding sequence ATGAAAGATAAATTGACTCTCGAGGAACAAAAGATACTGCTCCATGCGGCGCGTGAAGCAATGGAATGTGCCGTGAAGAGGGAAAAGCTACCGCCAATCGATCCATACGATGTAACTCCAAGCCTGCAGGAGCAAGGGGCATCATTCGTCACGCTGACGATCCGCGGTGAACTGCGCGGGTGCATTGGCGCGCTTGAAGCCTATCAACCGCTTGTGGACGATGTACGCGAGCACGCTGTCTCTGCGGCATTGGAAGACCCGAGATTCCCACAGGTGAGAGAAGATGAATTAAGCAGGATCCAGATCGAAGTCTCGAGATTGACGCGCCCCACCCCGCTCGAGTACAAAGATGCGGATGACCTCCTGTCCAAGTTAAGGCCGCACGTGGATGGTGTCATCTTGAAAGATGGTTTTAGACGCGCCACCTTCCTGCCGCAAGTGTGGGAGAAGATCCCAAGCCCATCTGAATTTCTCGATAATCTTTGTTACAAAATGGGAGCAAGCCCCAACCAGTGGAAGAAAAAGCACCTTGATGTGCTTATTTACCAGGTTGAGGAATTTCACGAGACGCAAAACAATTCCATTTGA
- a CDS encoding flavin reductase family protein, with amino-acid sequence MTLNSEQLRRAMRAWTTGVAIVTANHEGQRHGMTVNSFTSISLEPPMVSVAMKQLTHTHELVQKSGEFAVTILAADQGYLSDRFAGKMPNLTDRFENVETETLTLDIPVFKGGLAYFNCRVVNTIPVGENTLFVAEVIAARGEGEGEPLVYHNRVFWNLVK; translated from the coding sequence ATGACACTGAACTCTGAACAACTTCGCCGTGCGATGCGCGCATGGACTACTGGCGTAGCCATTGTGACCGCAAACCACGAAGGGCAACGTCACGGCATGACCGTGAATTCATTTACATCTATTTCACTCGAACCACCAATGGTTTCAGTGGCAATGAAACAACTGACCCACACTCATGAACTTGTACAAAAGTCCGGGGAATTTGCCGTGACGATCCTTGCGGCGGATCAGGGCTATCTTTCAGATCGGTTCGCAGGCAAGATGCCAAACCTGACCGATCGTTTTGAAAATGTGGAAACCGAAACCCTGACACTGGATATCCCCGTGTTCAAGGGCGGGCTGGCCTATTTTAATTGCCGTGTGGTGAACACCATACCGGTTGGCGAGAACACATTGTTCGTGGCTGAAGTCATTGCCGCACGCGGTGAAGGCGAAGGCGAGCCATTGGTGTATCACAACAGAGTCTTTTGGAATTTGGTGAAGTAA
- a CDS encoding N-acetylmuramoyl-L-alanine amidase, with translation MDSTASQPPKRSRPVYAVQATIAVAILLATLFTALPSRGLASGDFYDKLSIILTPHPADGEQLSSQPQLRIGIVAGHAGNDSGAVCVDGNGNVTLTEADVNLETAAIVQQKLIEAGFQVDLLREFDSRLNGYRALAIVSIHNDSCEYINDQATGFKVAAALNTPDLNRANRLTACLVDRYHRHTDLTFHSGSITADMREYHAFREIDPSTVAAIIETGFLNLDREILTKQTDRVAAGIVDGILCFANNENIEPTAIPNVTP, from the coding sequence ATGGATTCCACTGCATCTCAACCTCCAAAGCGTTCGCGCCCAGTCTATGCTGTGCAAGCCACCATTGCTGTAGCTATTCTATTAGCGACTCTTTTCACAGCTCTCCCATCGCGTGGATTGGCCTCCGGGGATTTTTACGATAAGTTAAGCATCATCCTTACCCCACACCCTGCAGATGGAGAACAATTGTCATCGCAACCGCAATTGCGCATTGGCATTGTTGCTGGTCATGCTGGCAATGACTCAGGTGCTGTCTGCGTGGACGGAAATGGAAATGTCACTCTTACCGAGGCCGATGTTAATCTTGAGACTGCCGCTATCGTTCAACAGAAATTAATAGAAGCTGGCTTTCAAGTGGATCTCCTGCGTGAGTTCGATTCTCGTCTTAACGGATATCGTGCCTTGGCAATTGTTTCCATCCATAACGACTCATGCGAATACATTAACGATCAAGCCACGGGCTTCAAAGTGGCCGCCGCGCTCAACACCCCCGATCTCAATCGCGCCAACCGTCTTACCGCCTGTCTTGTTGATCGTTACCATCGTCACACAGACCTAACCTTTCACTCCGGCAGTATCACGGCCGACATGCGTGAGTATCATGCCTTCCGTGAAATCGACCCGAGCACTGTGGCCGCGATCATCGAAACAGGCTTCCTTAATCTCGACCGCGAGATACTTACCAAACAAACCGACCGTGTGGCCGCCGGTATCGTAGATGGCATCCTGTGTTTTGCCAACAACGAGAATATTGAGCCCACGGCTATCCCGAATGTGACCCCATGA
- a CDS encoding L,D-transpeptidase family protein: MKFLFSNGRIRIFPLLGLLLACGGLILAVFWFMVSPVASLRAQPVQPTPEYMWSYVEIARPTRMVDSPVVLPIGTPVSEPTSITIEDTATSVPTDTPTEIPVATETPAQLSMEVLADTPTAVYVPPTQRPAQVDEQVPSYSYSGSKYILVDISDQHMYVYEGDQLVYSFVVSTGLNNATRVGNFAVQSKIPNAYGSTWDIWMPNWLGIYWAGGLENGIHALPILPNGATLWDGYLGRPVSYGCVVLGSYESKLLYDWAEIGTPVEIQW; this comes from the coding sequence ATGAAATTCCTTTTTTCCAACGGACGTATTCGCATCTTTCCCCTGCTTGGCCTGCTTCTGGCATGCGGAGGCCTGATCCTCGCTGTGTTCTGGTTCATGGTTTCGCCGGTGGCATCTTTACGTGCGCAACCTGTTCAACCCACGCCGGAATACATGTGGTCTTATGTGGAAATCGCCCGCCCAACACGGATGGTTGATTCACCAGTTGTGCTTCCTATTGGAACGCCTGTAAGCGAACCAACGTCCATAACTATAGAAGATACGGCAACTTCCGTCCCAACGGATACGCCAACCGAAATACCAGTCGCTACAGAAACACCCGCCCAACTCTCCATGGAAGTTTTGGCGGATACGCCCACGGCAGTCTACGTGCCGCCGACCCAAAGACCAGCACAAGTGGATGAGCAGGTTCCTTCATATTCTTATAGCGGGTCAAAATATATCCTCGTGGATATTTCAGATCAGCACATGTATGTCTATGAGGGAGATCAATTGGTATATAGCTTCGTTGTGTCCACCGGGCTCAACAACGCCACCCGCGTAGGGAACTTTGCTGTGCAAAGCAAGATCCCCAATGCTTATGGATCCACTTGGGATATCTGGATGCCAAACTGGCTTGGCATTTACTGGGCAGGTGGTCTTGAAAACGGTATCCATGCCCTGCCAATCCTCCCTAACGGCGCCACCTTATGGGACGGATATTTGGGCAGACCAGTTTCGTATGGATGCGTGGTGTTAGGCTCATATGAGTCAAAACTACTGTATGATTGGGCAGAGATCGGAACTCCCGTAGAAATCCAGTGGTAG
- a CDS encoding L,D-transpeptidase, producing the protein MEIIPNTPTSVYVPPTAGPKPVYASTGNGERWIDVDLTNQRTYAYEGDTLVNSFVVSTGTWATPTVTGQYNIYVKYRSARMSGPGYSLPNVPYIMYFYGSYGLHGTYWHNNFGTPMSHGCVNLTTDDAAWLYNWASVGTLVNVHY; encoded by the coding sequence ATGGAGATCATTCCCAATACACCCACTAGTGTGTATGTGCCGCCAACGGCTGGGCCAAAGCCAGTCTATGCCAGCACCGGTAATGGAGAACGTTGGATCGATGTAGACCTTACCAACCAGCGCACCTATGCCTACGAAGGCGATACGCTGGTCAATTCGTTCGTGGTCTCCACTGGCACATGGGCAACCCCCACTGTGACCGGTCAATATAATATTTATGTGAAATATCGTTCTGCCAGAATGAGTGGCCCCGGGTATTCGCTTCCCAATGTCCCCTACATCATGTACTTTTATGGGAGCTATGGCTTGCACGGCACATACTGGCATAATAATTTCGGCACACCCATGAGCCATGGATGTGTGAACCTGACCACCGATGATGCCGCATGGTTATACAATTGGGCATCGGTGGGGACTCTGGTAAATGTCCATTATTGA
- a CDS encoding L,D-transpeptidase, whose protein sequence is MSTSNISRRDFLKLSGYGLMGMLLPNLSLSPLGDKFTSLQGRVIDRVIWAYDEPNRKSKHKKLYWHDIIFRITDTALSDDETAYNRVWYQVEGGGYVYSGSIQPVQTILNEPRLINLKGALGEVSVPYTDAHVEANPDSDVIYRLYYETVHWVTASAVLADGKMWYALLDDKFEQNYFVPAEHIRLIPDDELAPISPDIAEADKRIEVRLNDQLVLAYEKDRLAFATRAATGGRLRSGTYTTPTGDYITFHKRPTRHMAAGDLASSGFDLPGVPWVIYFKENGTSFHGTYWHNDFGRPRSHGCINLTPQASKWLYRWTNPTVPPEKQLVHGYKGTRVDIKE, encoded by the coding sequence ATGAGCACGTCAAATATTTCCCGTCGTGATTTTTTAAAACTAAGCGGTTATGGCCTGATGGGGATGCTTCTGCCAAACCTTTCTTTGAGTCCCTTGGGTGATAAATTCACTTCACTTCAGGGACGTGTCATTGATCGTGTTATCTGGGCGTATGATGAGCCGAACCGCAAATCCAAACACAAAAAACTATACTGGCACGATATCATCTTCCGTATCACCGATACCGCTCTCAGCGATGATGAGACTGCCTACAATCGTGTGTGGTACCAGGTCGAGGGTGGAGGATATGTGTATTCGGGCAGTATCCAGCCCGTTCAGACGATTCTGAACGAGCCACGTTTGATCAATCTCAAAGGCGCATTAGGCGAAGTCAGTGTCCCATACACCGATGCGCACGTTGAAGCCAATCCAGACTCTGACGTAATCTATCGCCTGTATTACGAGACCGTGCATTGGGTCACAGCCAGTGCTGTTCTTGCAGATGGGAAGATGTGGTACGCTCTTCTGGATGATAAATTCGAACAAAATTATTTTGTCCCTGCAGAACATATTCGCCTCATACCGGACGATGAGCTGGCTCCCATTTCCCCGGACATTGCCGAAGCTGACAAACGGATCGAGGTCCGTTTGAACGATCAGCTTGTGCTCGCCTACGAAAAAGATAGACTGGCCTTTGCCACCCGCGCCGCTACTGGCGGGAGATTGCGAAGTGGAACTTACACCACACCAACCGGTGATTACATCACATTTCATAAACGACCCACACGTCACATGGCCGCCGGTGATCTCGCCTCGAGCGGTTTCGACTTGCCCGGCGTGCCGTGGGTAATCTACTTCAAAGAGAACGGTACATCTTTCCACGGCACATACTGGCACAATGATTTTGGACGTCCTCGTAGTCACGGTTGCATCAACCTCACGCCGCAAGCATCCAAATGGCTTTACCGTTGGACAAATCCCACTGTGCCACCAGAGAAACAACTTGTTCATGGGTATAAAGGCACACGAGTGGACATAAAGGAATAG